CAGGATCTGTATAAAATTGGGTTTGGTCAGCTGCACCTGGCAGCCGTTATTGTCTACGATCAGTGTTACATCATGATTACCGATCTCGCCAAACTGGTGATCCGGATTTTCAGCTGTGCTGGTACTGTTATCCTGTGGAAAGATCCATAGCCAGGCAGTTCCGGCGGGTGTGGACATGTTGGTGAATTGAACAGGATCTATCGCACATGATTTCCTGGGCGTGGCGTCAAAATCCACTACCGGTTTGATACCCGTCAGGATGAGTGTTGTTGCTGTAGCGATACATCCACTGGCAGTTTTGATACGCAGTGTAACCGTAAAAGCTCCCTCCCGGGTAAAGATATGTTGTGGGGTGGCGGTGGTGGCCATAGTACCATCCCCGAAATCCCACTCGTAGCTGGTAACAGGGTCCGTAACACTCAGTTGTGTATTGAAATCGACTGACAGCGGTACGCATCCTGAAATGGAAGAAGGCAGGATGTCGAGTTGAGGATTCCTGATACTGATATAATCGATCCTGTTTTCTGTTATCGTACAACCGTAAACGTTAGTAGCAGTTAATTTTATCGTATAGTCGCCAATGTTAGTATAGGTATGCCCTGGATTTTCCAGTGTGGAAGTGGCGCCATCGCCGAAATCCCAGGTCCATTGGGAGGCATCCTGCGACTGTGCGTTGAAAGTGGTGGTAAACGGTACGGCGCAGGCGTTTGCCGGATCAGCCACGGGGTTGATTTTCGGAGAAGGGTTTACATGAATGGTTTGTTGTATCTCCTCCATGCAGCCATCCAGCGATGCCTGCATTTTTATCGTATAATCCCCGGCAGCGAACTGCTTCATCGCATCTATGCCGTTTTGCGTGCTTCCGTCGGGGAAGGCCCAGATCACGGATGTGGGTGCGGGTTGTGTGGTGTTTGTAAAAATGATGTCCTGTCCTGCACAGGGGGTACTGATGGTAAAGGCCGGTTTTATTTTTTGAATAACGATGTAGTCAGTTTTCGGTAATGAACCGGCGCAACCACCCGTAGTGGTACCGGTCAGCGTTACGGTATACCTGCCTTCCTGTGTATAGGTATGCGTATCACCCGTACCGGTGGTACCATCACCATAATCCCAAAGATAGGTGACAGGATCAGCGGTGTTATTAACGGTGGTATTGAAAAACTGAACGGTGAGCGGCGCCGTACAGCTTTGTGTTTTATCTGCTGTAAAAGAAGGCTTGGGCGCTTCCTGTATGGCAACCGGCAACGGATCGCTATTGCTTTTACATCCCTGGGTATTGGTTACAATACTGATCACATTATAGGTGCCGGCTTTTGTAAATTGATGTGTAGCATTGGCGCCGGTAGCGCCTCCGCCATCGCCAAAATCCCAGATAATACTTTGTATTGCACCATCACCGGGTAAGGATTTATCCGCAAAGGTTGCATTGTAAGGAGTACATCCGCTGGAAGTACTGGTCGTGAAGGCGGCAACTGGCTTTTCATAAACGGTGATAGCAACATTTCTGACGATTTTTACATTACCGGGGTAAATGATGGTAAGCGTAACAGGGTACACTCCCGGCGACTGGAAAATTCTGGATGGCGTCAAGGTATTGCTTACGTTGGCGCCAACGCCAAAGTCCCAGTTATAGCTGGTATAGCCATTGTCTGCTGTGGCGGTGAAGGCAACAGAAAAGGGCGGGCAGCCACTGGTTTTATCAGCAGATACCGTAACATGCTGCGCATAGGCGGAGAAGAAACAGGTAAAGATGAGCAGCAGGCAGCTGATCATGCATTTGCAGGTAATCAAGGGATAATCTCGCAGGCTTTTCATCTGGTATAGTATGGCCTTTTTTTGTTAAAGGCCTTGGTCATAGGTGTATTCAAAGTATAAAAATAACAATTATGTTTGTAAATAACGGCCTTTTATCTATGTGGTTGAATGGCCGTAACTTAGCATGGTGATTATATAAATTATGTAGTTATGGAAAAACTGGATAGTCAATATTGGAACGAGCGGTATCTCACCGGCAACACCGGCTGGGATATGGGATACGTATCGCTTCCGTTAAAGGAATATATTGATCAATTACCCGGCCCTCATCTTCGTATACTCATTCCCGGTGGTGGTAACAGCTATGAAGCATCGTATCTTCATCAGGAGGGTTTCAGCGACGTAACAGTGCTGGACATTGCGCCATCAGTGGTGGAGCGGTTACAGCAATCTTTTACGGGTACTGGTGTAACGGTATTGGAAGAAGATTTTTTTGCCCATACCGGCAGCTATGACCTGGTATTGGAACAAACATTTTTCTGTGCCCTGGATCCGTTATTAAGAAAAGATTATGTGCGGAAGATGCAGTCTCTCATCAAACCCGGCGGACATCTTGCCGGTGTTTTCTTTGATCGCGGTTTTGATCAGCCGGGCCCACCATTTACTGCTACGGAGGAGGAATACCGGGCATTATTTTCGCCGTACTTTCATATAAAAACATTGGAAACCTGTTACAATTCCCATCCTGCCAGGCAGGGAAAGGAGTTGTTTCTTAATTTTATACCGAAATA
The Chitinophaga sp. MM2321 DNA segment above includes these coding regions:
- a CDS encoding methyltransferase domain-containing protein, translated to MEKLDSQYWNERYLTGNTGWDMGYVSLPLKEYIDQLPGPHLRILIPGGGNSYEASYLHQEGFSDVTVLDIAPSVVERLQQSFTGTGVTVLEEDFFAHTGSYDLVLEQTFFCALDPLLRKDYVRKMQSLIKPGGHLAGVFFDRGFDQPGPPFTATEEEYRALFSPYFHIKTLETCYNSHPARQGKELFLNFIPK